From Paenibacillus sp. PK3_47, the proteins below share one genomic window:
- a CDS encoding FtsX-like permease family protein — MYTKLSIRNARRSMMDYLIYFVTLVISISLFYAFLSVSSSHYQIITLAEYNFEQLYTYLRYGTYLVSAVLIFLVYQVNKYMIKRRKREFATYVLLGMEQTRVAFLFFIETLVVLSVSMVIGILCGTLFSQVLTSLILAALQSDITLQLRLYPDTMLQTVLFFLLIFIIIGLLNVRQLRKLKLIDMLNDDKKTEIQFTRGKWFYLTVAAVSMACFAAAAAFIKRYLNIQPLASVDVSVKNQTLFLFILFLIAGVYGLFFSLGYLLVLVKQKSVHWKYKKTNIFLIGSLLSKISTTSFMLATITLTLLGAIVSFVFGPVASQWAKGYLEYRSVYDIQINNVYNSIAEINDLPVIHYQKVKDYIADSGFGIKESAEFELKFVNEQDFFKRRRGEFPVLAVSLSDLNQLRTMAGYEEIALGENEFTTQWDQTVPESGIRTALKHMSALSIGDSSYHLSSEPFYKESLGESIFNFYTDYLIVIPDAASETLITATTNFYANTSREMSYEFAEGLSAYAEQWFRDEYAALYAKYENDPEFKDFIVVRTGTEQMNNATIASLLINIIGLYLGTILLIICLTLLALQQLSDSLEHKKRYMILQKLGVDYESISRLVFKQIGIYFGIPLFTGFFSFIVLLYLFSLGNVNEIRAFVGSGVFVMNLMVALFLVVVIYTAYFFTTYISFKRNLLRD, encoded by the coding sequence ATGTACACTAAACTATCAATCCGCAATGCCAGACGGTCTATGATGGATTATCTGATTTACTTTGTGACGCTTGTGATCAGCATAAGCCTGTTCTATGCATTTCTCTCGGTCTCAAGCTCTCACTACCAGATCATCACGCTGGCCGAATACAATTTCGAGCAGCTGTACACTTATTTAAGATATGGTACGTATCTGGTCTCGGCAGTCCTGATTTTTCTCGTATACCAGGTTAACAAATATATGATTAAGAGGCGCAAACGGGAATTTGCCACCTATGTCCTGCTCGGAATGGAGCAAACCAGAGTCGCCTTTTTATTTTTTATCGAAACGCTGGTCGTGCTGTCTGTCTCTATGGTTATCGGGATTTTGTGCGGAACTTTATTTTCACAGGTGCTGACTTCATTGATACTGGCTGCTCTTCAAAGCGATATTACCCTCCAGTTGCGGTTATACCCGGATACTATGCTGCAGACGGTATTATTTTTTTTGCTTATTTTTATCATCATCGGGCTGTTGAATGTCCGGCAGTTAAGAAAGCTGAAGCTTATCGATATGCTGAATGATGACAAAAAGACGGAGATTCAGTTTACCAGAGGGAAATGGTTTTACTTGACAGTTGCAGCCGTCAGTATGGCCTGTTTTGCTGCCGCTGCGGCCTTCATAAAAAGATATTTGAACATCCAGCCGCTGGCTTCGGTCGACGTGTCGGTTAAAAATCAGACGCTGTTTTTATTTATTCTGTTCCTGATTGCCGGAGTCTACGGATTATTCTTTTCGCTCGGGTATCTGCTGGTTCTGGTCAAACAAAAAAGTGTCCATTGGAAATACAAAAAAACGAATATATTCCTGATCGGCAGCCTGCTCTCAAAAATTTCAACCACATCCTTTATGCTGGCAACCATAACCTTAACTCTTCTGGGGGCTATTGTCAGTTTTGTGTTCGGTCCTGTTGCCTCGCAGTGGGCTAAAGGGTATCTCGAATACCGGAGTGTTTACGACATTCAAATAAATAATGTCTATAACTCCATTGCTGAAATCAATGATTTGCCCGTGATTCATTACCAGAAAGTAAAAGATTATATTGCGGATAGCGGTTTTGGGATTAAAGAGTCGGCTGAGTTTGAACTAAAGTTCGTGAACGAACAGGATTTCTTTAAACGGCGGCGCGGAGAGTTCCCTGTACTGGCTGTATCCCTGAGTGATCTGAACCAACTGAGAACAATGGCCGGCTATGAAGAGATTGCACTAGGGGAGAATGAATTCACGACACAGTGGGATCAGACGGTTCCTGAATCGGGAATCCGGACGGCGTTAAAACATATGTCTGCACTTTCGATTGGGGACAGCTCCTATCATTTAAGCAGTGAGCCCTTTTACAAGGAGAGTCTTGGAGAGTCCATCTTTAATTTCTACACGGATTATTTAATAGTTATACCCGATGCTGCATCCGAAACATTAATAACGGCCACTACCAATTTCTATGCCAACACGTCCAGAGAGATGAGCTACGAATTCGCAGAAGGGCTTAGTGCTTATGCAGAACAGTGGTTCAGGGACGAATATGCTGCACTTTATGCGAAATACGAGAATGATCCGGAATTTAAAGACTTCATCGTAGTAAGAACGGGGACAGAACAGATGAATAATGCAACAATAGCGTCACTCCTGATCAACATCATCGGACTTTATCTGGGTACCATTCTGTTGATTATTTGTCTGACACTGCTTGCTCTCCAGCAGCTCTCGGATTCTCTGGAGCACAAGAAAAGATATATGATCCTGCAAAAGCTGGGCGTCGATTACGAAAGCATCAGCAGGCTTGTATTTAAACAGATCGGTATATATTTCGGTATTCCTTTATTCACAGGATTTTTCAGTTTCATAGTTTTGCTCTATCTGTTCAGCCTGGGGAATGTTAACGAGATCCGGGCCTTTGTAGGCAGCGGAGTGTTTGTAATGAATCTTATGGTTGCGCTCTTCCTCGTTGTTGTTATCTATACTGCTTACTTTTTTACGACTTATATAAGTTTTAAGAGGAATTTGTTGAGGGATTAG
- a CDS encoding SPASM domain-containing protein, which translates to MSHHTEKLSFYPYRIFNEDSGNYLYSLNNNKIFEIDEKVEKLLKQGGKDFEQAYDSVADIFTQQEFSEVISQMENAFFIQNAETDIKMRKAYTKEIPDSISSITLMIVQECNMRCSYCYGEAGEYHDRGKMKFSTAKKAIDFLITNSQTKELSICLFGGEPLLNFNLFKQVVEYCREKEAETDKIFRFTTTTNGTLINEEIERFFTENKITVQISLDGDKETHDRNRYFQNRIGSYDMIVENTKNMRESSALSCRATITKKSFDLVSSFEHLYELNFRAIPMSPAYNLLKDEDYPALMEGYNRLIDHYEQLIKKGDRDRYSKLSIFTGFMRKIHQGSTRALPCGVGWNMYAIDINGDIYPCHRFVSNKEYVLGNINTKAERRDSFLEEINVSNHKQCDDCWARNLCIGGCPNENLNLTGSVTEMSESVCELTKNIFERLIRLYIRLTPEEKERFFNPKQSAVIGN; encoded by the coding sequence ATGAGTCATCACACTGAAAAGTTATCATTTTATCCATATAGAATCTTTAACGAAGATAGCGGAAACTATCTGTATAGCCTGAATAATAACAAGATTTTCGAGATTGATGAGAAGGTTGAAAAGTTGTTAAAACAGGGCGGCAAGGATTTTGAGCAAGCTTATGATAGCGTTGCGGATATATTTACGCAGCAGGAATTCAGCGAAGTTATTTCTCAGATGGAAAACGCATTCTTCATACAGAATGCTGAAACAGATATTAAGATGAGGAAGGCTTACACTAAAGAAATACCAGATTCCATTTCTTCAATTACCTTAATGATCGTCCAAGAGTGTAATATGAGATGCAGCTACTGTTACGGCGAAGCCGGGGAATATCACGACCGGGGGAAAATGAAGTTCAGCACAGCTAAAAAAGCTATTGATTTCCTCATTACCAATTCTCAGACCAAAGAACTTTCTATTTGCCTGTTCGGTGGAGAGCCTTTACTGAACTTCAACTTATTTAAACAAGTTGTCGAGTATTGCAGGGAGAAGGAAGCTGAGACAGATAAAATCTTCCGTTTTACAACTACGACTAACGGAACTCTTATTAACGAAGAGATTGAGCGTTTTTTTACAGAAAACAAAATTACTGTGCAGATCAGTCTGGATGGGGACAAAGAAACCCATGACAGAAACCGTTATTTTCAAAATAGAATCGGATCCTATGACATGATAGTTGAAAACACAAAAAATATGCGTGAGAGCAGCGCCCTATCCTGCAGAGCAACTATTACAAAAAAGAGCTTTGATTTAGTCAGCAGTTTTGAGCATTTGTATGAGTTGAATTTCAGGGCCATTCCTATGTCTCCGGCTTACAATTTATTGAAAGATGAGGATTATCCGGCGCTCATGGAAGGATACAACAGATTAATTGATCACTACGAGCAGCTCATTAAAAAAGGAGATCGTGACAGATATTCTAAATTGAGTATATTCACCGGTTTTATGCGAAAGATTCATCAGGGTTCTACACGTGCGCTTCCTTGCGGAGTAGGCTGGAATATGTACGCTATTGATATTAATGGAGATATTTATCCATGCCACAGGTTTGTTTCAAATAAAGAGTATGTTCTGGGCAATATAAATACGAAAGCTGAACGAAGAGATTCATTTCTCGAGGAAATCAATGTTTCCAATCATAAACAATGCGATGATTGCTGGGCCCGTAATTTATGTATAGGCGGTTGCCCTAATGAGAATCTGAACCTCACTGGCAGTGTTACGGAAATGAGTGAATCTGTGTGTGAACTCACAAAAAATATTTTTGAAAGATTAATCCGGCTTTACATACGGTTGACGCCTGAAGAAAAAGAAAGGTTCTTTAATCCAAAACAATCTGCTGTGATTGGCAATTGA
- a CDS encoding glycoside hydrolase family 3 C-terminal domain-containing protein, giving the protein MNKSPEELLKELTLTEKASLCAGLNMWMTKGIERLNIPPVHMYDGTNGIRKTNSNEEMGITTENVPATCYPTGSAIGSSWNTGLLQEVGVALGRESKAMDVELLLGPGVNMKRTPLGGRNFEYYSEDPILTGELGAAFINGIQSEGVGASVKHFAGNNQEFEKMVTSSEIDERTLREIYLTAFERIIKKSDPWTVMCSYNLLNGSYTSENEHLLNDILREEWGYNGVVLSDWTAVNDRIRGLKAGLDLEMPGPAHYNAKAIARAVQEGTLSEEQLDLSVSRILKLVERVTGNKDTAAGSNADYHALARKAAAESIVLLKNDNAILPLRPETAVSIAVIGRFAKKPRIQGAGSAKVTPTRVDIPLDEINELAGTSAKVKYAAGYPEDDGVDEALIEESVTLAKNSDVAVLFVGQPEYAESEMHDLKGIELPEHQVKLIQAVAAVQPKCIVVTSSGAALVMRPWVQHVPAVIHSWLSGQGMGRAVAEVLFGYTNPSGKLSETFPVKLSDNPAHMRIRGENGKLYYREGLFVGYRYYDRKELAPQFPFGHGLSYTSFAYTDLELVQHRAGVTVSLQLSNTGNRRGKEVVQLYVHDEECKYTRPEKELKAFAKVELDPGETQKIVFELEERDFAYFDTKYNRWVADTGYFQIMLGSSSKDIRITGRLHCDFGKEEITFHKFSLFSEWVSDPAAKAVLQECLNEMNEHVTDKVYLNGEFVGFWGDFPMIKLFQMYGQTWMNERSPDEIIQELIARVEQTRNR; this is encoded by the coding sequence ATGAATAAATCACCTGAAGAATTGCTCAAGGAACTGACACTTACCGAAAAAGCCTCGCTGTGTGCGGGACTGAATATGTGGATGACCAAAGGAATCGAGCGGTTAAATATCCCGCCCGTTCATATGTATGACGGTACTAACGGCATACGCAAGACGAACAGTAATGAAGAGATGGGCATTACAACGGAGAACGTTCCGGCAACCTGTTATCCTACAGGTTCTGCAATCGGCTCGTCTTGGAACACCGGATTGCTGCAGGAGGTGGGCGTGGCGCTGGGCCGTGAGTCCAAGGCGATGGATGTTGAACTGCTGCTAGGTCCGGGGGTTAATATGAAGCGGACACCGCTTGGCGGAAGAAACTTTGAATATTATTCCGAAGACCCTATTCTGACAGGCGAACTTGGCGCCGCGTTCATTAACGGGATCCAAAGTGAAGGTGTCGGCGCTTCAGTCAAGCACTTTGCGGGCAACAACCAGGAGTTTGAGAAAATGGTTACCAGCTCGGAAATTGATGAGCGGACGTTGCGCGAAATTTACTTGACCGCCTTTGAACGGATCATCAAAAAATCCGATCCCTGGACCGTTATGTGCTCCTATAACCTGCTGAATGGATCGTATACCAGCGAGAACGAACACTTGCTGAATGACATTTTGCGGGAAGAGTGGGGATATAACGGGGTGGTTCTGTCCGACTGGACAGCGGTCAATGACCGGATACGCGGTCTAAAGGCCGGACTGGATCTTGAGATGCCGGGCCCTGCCCATTATAATGCCAAAGCAATTGCCCGAGCAGTGCAGGAAGGAACACTTTCTGAAGAACAGCTGGATCTCAGCGTAAGCCGCATTTTGAAGCTGGTGGAACGCGTTACGGGGAACAAGGATACGGCTGCAGGCAGCAATGCGGATTATCATGCGCTTGCCCGCAAAGCGGCGGCCGAAAGCATCGTGCTCCTGAAAAATGATAACGCGATTCTCCCGCTGCGGCCGGAAACCGCTGTGTCCATTGCCGTCATCGGGCGGTTTGCGAAAAAGCCGAGAATTCAGGGGGCCGGCAGTGCGAAGGTTACCCCTACAAGAGTCGATATTCCTTTGGATGAAATCAATGAGCTGGCAGGCACCTCAGCTAAGGTGAAATATGCGGCCGGATACCCGGAAGATGATGGTGTGGATGAAGCTCTTATTGAGGAAAGTGTAACGCTGGCCAAGAACTCCGATGTGGCCGTGCTGTTCGTAGGCCAGCCGGAATATGCCGAATCGGAAATGCACGACCTGAAAGGCATTGAGCTTCCGGAACATCAAGTGAAGCTGATTCAGGCGGTTGCAGCCGTTCAGCCCAAGTGCATTGTGGTGACCAGCAGCGGCGCCGCGCTCGTCATGCGTCCATGGGTCCAGCATGTTCCTGCCGTTATTCATTCCTGGCTGTCAGGCCAAGGCATGGGCAGAGCGGTAGCGGAGGTATTGTTCGGCTACACCAATCCGTCGGGCAAACTGTCGGAGACCTTTCCTGTGAAGCTGTCGGATAATCCGGCGCATATGCGGATCCGGGGCGAAAACGGCAAGCTGTATTACCGCGAAGGGCTGTTCGTGGGTTACCGGTATTACGACCGCAAAGAGCTGGCTCCGCAGTTTCCATTCGGCCATGGCTTGTCCTACACTTCATTTGCCTATACAGACCTGGAACTGGTGCAGCACAGAGCGGGAGTCACAGTGTCTCTGCAGCTGTCCAACACAGGTAACCGGAGAGGAAAAGAAGTCGTCCAGCTGTATGTACACGATGAAGAGTGCAAATATACCCGTCCGGAGAAGGAGCTGAAGGCTTTTGCCAAAGTGGAGCTTGATCCGGGTGAAACGCAAAAAATCGTCTTTGAGCTGGAAGAGCGGGATTTTGCCTACTTCGATACCAAGTATAACCGCTGGGTGGCCGACACGGGATATTTCCAAATTATGCTGGGCAGCTCGTCCAAGGACATCCGGATTACCGGAAGGCTGCATTGCGATTTCGGGAAGGAAGAAATTACGTTCCATAAATTCAGCCTCTTCAGCGAATGGGTGAGTGATCCTGCTGCCAAAGCCGTGCTTCAGGAGTGCCTGAATGAGATGAATGAGCATGTCACTGACAAAGTATATCTTAATGGGGAGTTCGTCGGATTCTGGGGGGATTTCCCTATGATCAAATTGTTCCAGATGTACGGCCAGACCTGGATGAACGAACGTTCGCCGGATGAAATTATCCAGGAGCTTATCGCACGGGTTGAGCAGACTAGAAACAGATAA
- a CDS encoding sensor histidine kinase yields MTVKEYLYDNLLSLVLNLSGMGMLVFFLLADGNDLKEILYLVLVWAFLLLVYYGYRYRQLSKKYHFLLETAAKLDKKYLIAEVIGRPRNTTALPYFLLMKTAQKSMLEEITLIKNNRKEYKEYIEQWVHEIKTPISAIKLSAENNKSEVTRYILSELEQLEQYVDQALFYARSEHVEQDYLIRECSLVSCVHECLTKHKQMFIKNKIRVQLDGLDKNVYTDKKWLSFIITQLLINAVQYKKASEAMITVTSENVQNGVKLMITDNGVGIAAHELPRVFEKGFTGSNGRRLESSTGIGLYLCRKLSLKLGLILEIESEEGLYTQVSLFFPKGSFNIM; encoded by the coding sequence ATGACTGTAAAAGAGTACTTATACGATAACCTGCTATCCTTAGTCCTCAATCTTAGCGGAATGGGGATGCTGGTTTTTTTTCTGCTGGCTGACGGCAATGATCTTAAAGAAATTCTATACCTTGTTTTGGTATGGGCATTTCTGCTGCTTGTTTATTATGGTTACCGGTACAGACAATTATCGAAAAAATATCATTTCCTGTTAGAGACGGCGGCTAAGCTGGATAAAAAATACCTGATTGCCGAAGTCATCGGCCGTCCCCGCAATACAACTGCCCTGCCTTACTTTCTCCTCATGAAAACAGCCCAAAAATCCATGCTTGAAGAAATCACACTCATTAAAAACAACCGTAAAGAATACAAAGAATACATTGAGCAGTGGGTGCATGAGATCAAAACGCCCATATCCGCAATCAAGCTGAGCGCCGAGAATAACAAATCCGAGGTGACCAGGTACATCCTGTCCGAGCTGGAGCAACTTGAGCAATATGTGGATCAGGCTTTATTCTACGCCCGCAGTGAACATGTGGAACAGGATTATCTGATCAGGGAATGCTCCCTGGTCTCCTGTGTGCATGAATGCTTAACGAAGCACAAGCAGATGTTCATCAAGAATAAAATCAGGGTTCAGCTGGATGGCTTGGACAAAAACGTATACACCGACAAGAAATGGCTGTCTTTCATTATTACTCAGCTGCTGATTAATGCGGTCCAATATAAAAAAGCTTCTGAGGCGATGATTACAGTTACTTCAGAAAACGTTCAGAATGGTGTAAAGCTGATGATTACGGACAATGGGGTTGGTATTGCGGCCCATGAGCTTCCTCGGGTATTTGAAAAAGGGTTTACCGGGAGCAACGGGCGCCGGCTGGAGAGCTCCACCGGGATTGGCCTTTATTTGTGCCGGAAGCTGAGCCTGAAACTCGGGCTGATTCTTGAAATAGAATCCGAGGAAGGCTTGTATACGCAGGTCTCGCTGTTTTTCCCGAAAGGAAGCTTTAACATCATGTGA
- a CDS encoding ABC transporter ATP-binding protein, giving the protein MKPILEVVNIEKYYGGKTSVTKALDDISFTVHEGEFIGVMGPSGSGKTTLLNMIATIDEVSAGHIYLDSQDLTEIPPKRMAQFRRENLGFVFQDFNLLDTLTIGENIALALTINQYKDTEIDERVQQMAKRLGISELVDKYPYEISGGQKQRTACARALVTSPKLILADEPTGALDSKSSQILLETLSDLNRQLKATILMVTHDPYAASYCSRILFIKDGKLFTEMIRGEQPRKVFFSRILDTIALLGGEITTHVH; this is encoded by the coding sequence ATGAAACCGATTCTGGAAGTCGTGAACATCGAGAAGTACTACGGGGGCAAGACCAGTGTAACCAAAGCCCTCGATGACATCAGTTTTACAGTACATGAAGGTGAATTTATCGGAGTCATGGGGCCTTCGGGTTCGGGGAAGACGACTTTACTGAATATGATTGCAACGATCGATGAAGTGAGTGCGGGACATATTTATCTGGATAGTCAGGATTTAACGGAGATCCCTCCCAAAAGAATGGCACAGTTCAGACGTGAAAATCTGGGCTTTGTCTTTCAGGATTTCAATCTGCTGGACACGCTGACAATCGGAGAGAATATCGCACTTGCGCTGACCATTAACCAATATAAGGATACGGAAATCGACGAACGGGTTCAGCAGATGGCCAAACGGCTTGGGATCAGCGAGCTTGTAGACAAATATCCTTATGAAATTTCCGGGGGACAAAAGCAGCGTACAGCATGTGCAAGGGCGTTAGTGACCTCGCCCAAGCTGATATTGGCGGATGAACCGACAGGGGCGCTGGATTCCAAATCCTCGCAGATTCTGCTGGAGACCCTATCCGATTTGAACCGGCAGCTGAAGGCCACCATTCTGATGGTTACCCATGATCCCTACGCGGCAAGCTATTGCAGCCGGATATTGTTCATCAAGGACGGAAAGCTTTTTACGGAAATGATCAGAGGAGAACAACCGCGTAAGGTTTTTTTCAGCAGGATATTGGATACGATTGCCCTGCTTGGAGGCGAGATTACCACCCATGTACACTAA
- a CDS encoding response regulator transcription factor, translated as MVIEDNSSIRKELASLLCKSGYEAIEVTDFQNAAKLVEETRPHLILLDINLPGIDGFQLCSQIRTHSAVPVIFVTSRNTDLDELMSITLGGDDFVTKPYNTAVLMARVASLLKRAYPETTVDVFEHKGVKLHLLSSCVEYNARRAELSRNELKIMHYLMQNKGKIVGRNDLVEFLWDSEAFVDDNTLSVNITRIRGKLGELGVEQFIHTKRGQGYLI; from the coding sequence ATGGTAATCGAAGATAATTCATCTATTCGTAAAGAGCTGGCCAGTCTCCTTTGTAAAAGCGGATATGAGGCCATAGAAGTTACAGACTTCCAGAATGCCGCCAAGCTCGTGGAGGAAACCAGACCGCATCTGATTCTGCTGGATATTAATTTGCCCGGCATCGACGGTTTTCAGCTATGCAGCCAGATCCGTACGCATTCGGCCGTACCGGTTATTTTTGTGACGAGCCGCAATACCGACCTCGATGAACTGATGAGCATCACCCTTGGCGGGGATGATTTTGTGACGAAACCGTATAATACGGCCGTATTGATGGCGAGAGTGGCTTCTCTGCTGAAAAGAGCCTATCCGGAAACCACTGTGGATGTGTTTGAACATAAAGGGGTGAAGCTGCATCTTCTGTCAAGCTGCGTAGAGTACAACGCCAGACGTGCGGAGCTTTCCCGGAATGAATTGAAGATTATGCATTATCTGATGCAGAACAAAGGAAAGATCGTCGGGCGGAACGACCTCGTTGAGTTTTTATGGGATAGCGAGGCTTTTGTAGATGATAATACGCTGAGTGTCAATATAACCAGAATCCGGGGGAAGCTCGGAGAGCTTGGCGTGGAACAATTTATCCATACCAAACGCGGGCAGGGTTACCTGATATGA
- a CDS encoding PTS transporter subunit EIIC — protein MKRFMKWMTESFAPRLEAFTNNLWVASIQEAIMVAIPMIFIGSIITLISILKDFIPGMPDLTPITTFSFGLLGLFIAFLTPYTVMEKRERHKIKLLAGMSGVSLFVMLLNPTLNEDGTIQFILERFGPSGMITALLVGVFVALVMNICNKFSFFKKGSSLPEFIMDWFDFLVPIALILTTGWVLVYQLHFDIFALIVNVFEPINAMGQSLTGFVLFNFIGVVLYSFGVSPWVMTPIWYAIWIPAIEENAALVAAGQDPVNINTFETFFSGWLGIGGMGATLPLVVWFLLARSKKLKSVGKATILPSLFNINEPVVYGAPIAFNPLLMVPMWINGLITPILVYIVLDMGLVRIPSQIFQLWYTPIGLSTYLMAGFNGLILLAVVLLIVFAVWFPFFKLYDAQELRKEQEN, from the coding sequence ATGAAGCGTTTCATGAAGTGGATGACAGAATCGTTTGCACCTAGATTGGAGGCGTTTACGAATAATCTCTGGGTTGCCTCTATTCAAGAGGCCATTATGGTCGCCATTCCGATGATTTTTATCGGGTCGATTATTACACTGATTTCAATTTTGAAGGATTTCATTCCCGGAATGCCGGATCTTACACCCATCACGACATTCAGCTTCGGGCTGTTGGGGTTGTTTATTGCTTTTTTGACGCCGTATACGGTCATGGAAAAAAGAGAGCGCCACAAAATCAAGCTGCTGGCGGGTATGAGCGGGGTATCGCTCTTCGTGATGCTGCTTAACCCGACCCTTAATGAAGACGGAACCATCCAGTTCATTCTGGAACGGTTTGGACCTTCAGGGATGATTACAGCACTGCTGGTGGGCGTGTTCGTTGCTCTCGTCATGAATATCTGCAACAAATTTTCGTTCTTTAAAAAGGGCTCTTCCCTTCCGGAGTTCATTATGGACTGGTTCGATTTTCTCGTACCGATTGCCCTGATCCTGACTACAGGCTGGGTACTGGTGTATCAGCTTCATTTTGACATTTTTGCACTGATTGTAAACGTGTTCGAGCCTATCAATGCCATGGGCCAGAGTCTGACCGGTTTTGTATTGTTCAACTTCATTGGCGTAGTGCTGTACTCCTTCGGCGTAAGCCCATGGGTGATGACTCCGATCTGGTACGCCATATGGATACCTGCCATTGAAGAAAATGCCGCTCTTGTCGCAGCCGGGCAGGATCCGGTTAACATCAACACGTTCGAGACCTTTTTCTCGGGCTGGCTGGGAATCGGCGGGATGGGAGCCACGCTTCCGTTAGTCGTCTGGTTCCTGCTGGCCCGGTCCAAAAAATTGAAGTCTGTCGGCAAAGCGACGATCCTTCCGTCCTTGTTCAATATTAACGAGCCGGTCGTATACGGGGCACCGATTGCCTTCAATCCGCTGCTTATGGTACCGATGTGGATTAACGGACTGATTACGCCGATTCTCGTGTATATAGTCCTCGATATGGGGCTGGTCCGGATTCCAAGCCAGATCTTCCAATTGTGGTATACCCCGATCGGGCTGTCGACTTACCTTATGGCCGGATTCAACGGACTGATTCTGCTGGCGGTAGTCCTGCTGATTGTGTTCGCTGTCTGGTTTCCGTTCTTCAAATTGTACGACGCCCAAGAGCTGAGAAAAGAACAGGAAAACTAA